The DNA sequence GCGCACCGAGTCGCGCAGGAAGCCGAGGACCTCGGCCCCTGCGCGGGAGTCGAGGTTGCCGGTGGGCTCGTCGCCGAAGACGACCGCGGGCCGCGACACCAGGGCACGGGCGACCGCGACGCGCTGCTGCTGCCCGCCGGACAGCTGCGCGGGACGATGGCCGAGGCGCTGGGAGAGACCGACCATGGAGACGACGCGGTCGAGCCACTGCCGGTCGGGGCGGCGTCCCGCGATGCTCAGCGGCAGCGTGATGTTCTCCAGGGCGGTCAGCGTCGGCAGCAGGTTGAACGCCTGGAAGACGAAGCCGATCCGGTCGCGCCGCAGCTGGGTCAGACGGCGGTCGTCCAGCGTGCCGAGGTCCGTGGTGCCGACCCGTACGGAGCCGGAGGTGGGCGTGTCGAGCCCGGCGGCGCAGTGCAGCAGGGTGGACTTGCCGCAGCCGGAGGGCCCCATGATCGCGGTGAACTCGCCCTCGCGGAAGGAGACGCTGACCCGGTCGAGGGCGACGACCCGGGTGTCGCCGCGGCCGTAGACCTTCGACAGGTCGGTGGTGGCGGCCGCGATCCCCGGCATCGAGCGGGGCGCGTACGGGGCAAGG is a window from the Streptomyces spectabilis genome containing:
- a CDS encoding ABC transporter ATP-binding protein → MPGIAAATTDLSKVYGRGDTRVVALDRVSVSFREGEFTAIMGPSGCGKSTLLHCAAGLDTPTSGSVRVGTTDLGTLDDRRLTQLRRDRIGFVFQAFNLLPTLTALENITLPLSIAGRRPDRQWLDRVVSMVGLSQRLGHRPAQLSGGQQQRVAVARALVSRPAVVFGDEPTGNLDSRAGAEVLGFLRDSVRELGQSVVMVTHDPVAAGFADRVLFLADGRLVDEMTRPTPDRVMDLMLRTSGGESGASGASGARTR